In the Alteromonas sp. M12 genome, one interval contains:
- the norR gene encoding nitric oxide reductase transcriptional regulator NorR, with protein MVRQVDFSKVALQLAQATLHQQVYDLLLNTVQQVVPCDASALLQFQGEQLKPLAIKGLMPDSLGRRFNISEHPRLEAICSAKQALQFAHDCPLPDPYDGLLLAKEGDIPVHACLGLPLLDGDLLLGVLTFDSLNASAFNNISSETLNKLQALCSAHFKIALQLAQYKHHAQQSTALVQELNREALTRDGGEIIGQSPAIQTLKNDIQLVAGSNFSVLILGETGVGKELVARNIHLHSARNDQPLIHLNCASLPENLAESEFFGHAKGAFTGAQNARQGKFQLADGGTIFLDEIGELPLAMQSKLLRVLQSGEIQTVGEDTLKYVDVRVVAATNRDLKKEVAQGRFRADLYHRLSVYPIKVPPLRKREHDVTLLAGYFIEQTARKLGIKQLKLSTEAQLLLNQYGWPGNVRELEHVISRSALKAMQSQWQNPIVTITREHCDLMPQIQQNVTTSEQNIVDYAANQSLKKTVESLQYNLITEQLKLHNYNWAAVARALDLDRANLVRLAKRLGINIKKTL; from the coding sequence ATGGTTAGGCAAGTTGATTTTTCAAAGGTAGCATTGCAACTGGCACAAGCAACTTTGCACCAGCAAGTTTATGATTTGTTACTCAACACCGTTCAACAAGTTGTTCCTTGTGATGCTAGCGCGTTGTTACAGTTCCAAGGTGAGCAACTAAAACCGCTTGCCATCAAAGGTTTGATGCCAGACAGTTTGGGACGGCGCTTTAACATATCAGAACACCCTAGATTAGAAGCCATATGCAGTGCTAAACAGGCTTTGCAGTTTGCTCACGATTGTCCCTTACCTGATCCATATGACGGTTTACTTTTAGCAAAAGAGGGAGATATTCCAGTTCATGCCTGTTTAGGTTTACCATTATTAGATGGGGATTTGTTATTGGGGGTGCTTACATTTGATAGTTTGAATGCCAGCGCCTTTAATAATATCAGCAGTGAAACCTTAAATAAGTTACAAGCACTTTGTAGCGCCCACTTCAAAATTGCCTTGCAGCTTGCGCAATACAAACATCATGCGCAACAGTCTACTGCTCTGGTACAAGAGCTCAACCGCGAAGCGTTAACCCGTGATGGTGGCGAAATTATTGGTCAAAGTCCGGCAATACAAACCCTTAAAAATGATATTCAATTGGTCGCTGGGTCTAATTTTAGTGTACTTATTTTAGGTGAAACAGGCGTTGGAAAAGAATTAGTTGCACGTAATATCCACTTGCATTCTGCGCGAAACGATCAACCTCTTATTCATCTCAACTGTGCTTCATTACCTGAAAACCTTGCGGAAAGTGAGTTCTTTGGACATGCTAAAGGGGCATTTACCGGCGCGCAGAACGCACGTCAAGGCAAGTTTCAATTAGCCGATGGTGGAACCATATTTTTAGACGAAATTGGCGAGCTTCCTTTGGCAATGCAAAGTAAGTTACTTCGCGTTTTGCAAAGCGGTGAAATACAAACTGTTGGTGAAGACACCCTGAAGTATGTGGATGTAAGGGTAGTGGCTGCGACCAATCGGGATTTGAAAAAAGAAGTGGCACAAGGGCGTTTCAGGGCTGATTTATATCATCGGCTGAGTGTCTATCCTATCAAAGTGCCACCACTGCGAAAACGCGAACATGATGTGACTTTATTAGCCGGTTATTTTATCGAGCAAACAGCCCGTAAATTAGGCATAAAACAACTTAAACTAAGCACTGAAGCACAGTTGCTACTCAATCAATATGGTTGGCCTGGTAATGTTCGGGAGCTGGAACATGTGATTAGTCGCAGTGCATTAAAAGCAATGCAGAGTCAGTGGCAAAACCCGATAGTTACGATTACTCGTGAACATTGTGACTTAATGCCACAGATACAGCAAAATGTGACGACTTCAGAGCAAAACATTGTCGATTATGCAGCCAATCAATCGTTGAAAAAAACCGTTGAGTCATTGCAGTACAACTTAATCACTGAACAGTTAAAACTGCACAATTACAATTGGGCAGCGGTTGCTCGCGCACTTGACCTAGATAGGGCGAACTTAGTTAGGCTTGCTAAACGTTTAGGTATAAACATCAAAAAAACACTGTAA
- a CDS encoding NnrS family protein, which produces MRPINLQEPETPKKGILAFSKSPVWMLAFRPFFLMGAMLALVSVGYWLLILTGYTAWELTIPATLWHAHEMLFGFAGVVAVGFLLTAAQTWTGVPSISGTPLIWLTFIWLAARFCFFILVPDFANLNLYLVMILQLIWWLGAIATLANMLFKVKNKNNYPLLAVLVVLCALNTFYLALILNHDVQYALATVDTAVLIMTLLIGIVAGRVIPFFTAKGLQLAKQVSTPKIDIALLYSSILAIALFFISKLFLNDINPALGFTLVAVLHLIRSYFWWNKGVLNVPLLWSLHISYFTLSVGLFLVALSLSSELIPFQDALHLITIGTIGMMILAMMTRVSHGHTGRPLVIPHFMAVAFALVMVAGIIRSLFPLFIESYLAWQLSAVLWLVAFLLFLIHCIPILTRPRIDGRRG; this is translated from the coding sequence ATGCGCCCTATCAATTTACAGGAGCCAGAAACACCGAAAAAAGGTATTCTAGCGTTTTCCAAAAGTCCTGTTTGGATGCTTGCCTTTAGACCATTCTTTTTGATGGGAGCGATGCTCGCACTGGTATCTGTGGGTTATTGGCTGCTGATTTTAACTGGATACACTGCGTGGGAATTAACAATTCCCGCAACGCTTTGGCACGCTCACGAAATGTTATTTGGTTTCGCTGGGGTAGTCGCGGTAGGATTTTTACTGACAGCAGCACAAACTTGGACAGGAGTTCCAAGTATCAGTGGAACGCCTTTAATCTGGCTCACCTTTATATGGTTAGCTGCGCGATTTTGTTTTTTTATCCTTGTACCAGACTTTGCCAACCTGAATTTATATTTAGTCATGATACTGCAGTTAATTTGGTGGTTAGGCGCGATAGCGACTCTGGCTAACATGTTGTTCAAAGTAAAAAATAAAAATAACTATCCCTTGTTAGCCGTTTTGGTTGTGCTTTGCGCATTAAACACCTTCTATTTGGCGTTAATATTGAACCATGATGTGCAGTATGCTCTGGCCACCGTCGATACTGCGGTATTAATTATGACCTTGTTAATTGGCATTGTTGCTGGCCGAGTTATCCCCTTTTTTACCGCCAAAGGATTGCAGCTCGCCAAGCAAGTAAGCACGCCTAAAATCGATATCGCGCTTTTGTATTCTTCAATACTTGCCATTGCTTTATTTTTTATCAGTAAGTTATTTCTTAACGATATTAATCCAGCTTTAGGATTCACCTTGGTTGCCGTGCTGCATCTGATTCGATCGTATTTTTGGTGGAATAAAGGTGTGTTAAACGTGCCTTTATTATGGTCGTTACACATTTCTTACTTCACATTGAGTGTGGGATTATTTTTAGTCGCTTTAAGTTTAAGTAGCGAGCTAATACCGTTCCAAGATGCGCTGCACCTTATCACCATCGGTACTATTGGAATGATGATTTTAGCCATGATGACCCGTGTATCCCACGGTCATACAGGAAGACCCTTAGTGATCCCACATTTTATGGCAGTCGCATTTGCGCTCGTGATGGTCGCAGGAATTATTCGCTCGCTTTTTCCCCTATTTATTGAGTCATACCTTGCGTGGCAATTGAGTGCTGTGTTGTGGTTAGTGGCCTTTTTATTATTTTTGATTCATTGCATACCGATTTTAACTCGGCCTCGCATTGATGGTCGTCGTGGATAA
- the hmpA gene encoding NO-inducible flavohemoprotein has translation MLTDNTIKIVKSTVPLLAEAGTVITEHFYKRMFSHNPELKNIFNMTNQAKGKQQFALFNALAAYAQNIDKLAVLKDALERINHKHASLNILPEHYPIVGGHLIATLKELIPDQFTPEVEYAWREAYAVLSDICITEEAALYAHNKNTQGGWSGTRQFEMTNKQQESELVTSFELTPVDGKEVISHKPGQYLGIKIKPDNCQYEQIRQYSISQKANGKNYRISVKKELFPKPGVVSNYLHSLPQGSVVELYPPAGDFYLRDNATPTVLVSAGVGQTPMMAMLETLLSDKHTEKIIYLHACETPKQHSFANDLNELSRLYNRLQTATWFNQGGEGCNYTGLMNLRDLDTELPINNGEFYLCGPVNFMAFIKTQLLDLGVDNSRIHYELFGPHQDL, from the coding sequence ATGCTAACTGATAACACTATAAAAATAGTTAAAAGCACAGTTCCGCTATTAGCGGAAGCTGGCACAGTCATAACTGAACATTTCTATAAACGTATGTTTAGTCACAACCCAGAACTTAAAAATATTTTCAATATGACAAACCAAGCAAAAGGAAAACAACAATTTGCATTATTTAACGCCTTAGCTGCTTACGCGCAAAATATTGATAAATTGGCTGTACTAAAAGATGCACTGGAACGGATTAATCATAAGCATGCCAGTCTTAATATTTTACCGGAACACTATCCAATTGTAGGTGGACACTTAATTGCTACCCTCAAAGAGCTCATTCCTGACCAATTTACCCCCGAGGTGGAGTATGCCTGGCGCGAAGCTTACGCAGTGTTAAGTGATATATGCATCACTGAAGAGGCAGCTTTGTACGCCCATAACAAAAATACCCAAGGTGGTTGGTCTGGCACACGTCAATTCGAAATGACGAATAAACAGCAAGAGTCAGAGTTAGTGACAAGTTTTGAACTTACCCCTGTAGATGGTAAGGAAGTAATTTCCCATAAACCTGGCCAGTATTTAGGGATCAAAATCAAACCTGATAATTGTCAGTATGAACAAATTAGGCAGTATTCTATTTCGCAAAAAGCTAATGGCAAAAATTATCGTATTAGCGTTAAAAAAGAGTTATTCCCCAAACCTGGCGTAGTCTCTAACTATTTACATTCTTTACCTCAAGGCAGTGTTGTAGAGCTATACCCGCCAGCTGGAGACTTCTATTTACGTGATAATGCAACGCCAACAGTGCTTGTGTCTGCAGGCGTCGGGCAAACTCCCATGATGGCCATGCTAGAAACTTTGTTGAGCGATAAACACACCGAAAAAATTATCTATTTACACGCATGCGAAACCCCAAAGCAACATTCATTTGCCAATGATTTAAATGAGCTTAGTCGCCTTTACAATCGCTTACAAACCGCGACTTGGTTTAATCAAGGTGGAGAAGGATGTAACTATACCGGCTTAATGAATCTTCGCGATTTAGATACGGAGTTGCCGATAAATAATGGTGAATTTTATCTTTGTGGTCCGGTTAATTTTATGGCTTTTATTAAAACTCAACTACTAGATTTAGGCGTTGATAACAGCCGTATTCATTATGAACTATTTGGTCCTCATCAAGATTTATAA
- a CDS encoding sterol desaturase family protein: protein MSVEYILLLLSPLFLIAIGIEVRKRRESYSLKEFGLNLGLALSHQATDILAMLALMPFFYWVHSNFAIFTIELSPLWLVLAFVLQDFLYYWFHRASHQCNWLWAAHVVHHSSTNMNFSTAMRQSLFYPIVGMWIFWLPLIILGYTPELVLAVVALNLAFQFFVHTELGPEFKVLGKVFNTPTHHCLHHASNPQYIDKNYAGVLIVWDKIFGTFVSSDGEAPNYGVTERQYKVSFYDVVFTPWRILFNKVRQQKSASCALKLLFNNPRNLH, encoded by the coding sequence ATGAGCGTTGAATATATCTTGTTATTGCTCAGCCCGTTATTTCTTATTGCTATTGGCATAGAAGTGCGTAAACGCAGAGAAAGTTATTCATTAAAAGAGTTTGGTTTAAACCTAGGTTTAGCCTTGTCTCATCAAGCAACAGACATACTTGCTATGCTCGCATTAATGCCATTTTTTTATTGGGTACATAGCAATTTTGCTATATTTACTATTGAATTAAGTCCCCTATGGTTAGTTTTAGCATTCGTATTACAAGACTTTTTATACTATTGGTTTCATCGTGCTAGTCATCAATGCAATTGGTTATGGGCAGCTCATGTTGTGCATCATAGTTCCACCAATATGAATTTTTCTACTGCTATGCGGCAAAGTCTTTTCTATCCCATTGTTGGCATGTGGATATTTTGGCTTCCATTGATTATTTTGGGTTATACGCCCGAATTAGTATTGGCAGTGGTAGCCTTGAATCTGGCATTCCAATTTTTTGTGCATACCGAACTTGGTCCCGAATTCAAAGTACTTGGTAAAGTGTTTAATACACCAACTCACCACTGCTTACATCACGCCAGTAATCCACAATATATTGATAAAAATTATGCTGGTGTACTCATTGTTTGGGATAAAATTTTCGGAACCTTCGTCAGCAGCGATGGCGAAGCTCCAAATTATGGCGTGACTGAACGTCAATACAAGGTGTCATTTTATGATGTGGTATTCACACCATGGCGAATACTATTTAACAAAGTAAGACAGCAAAAAAGTGCCTCTTGTGCTTTGAAACTATTATTCAACAATCCCCGCAACTTACACTAG
- a CDS encoding PEP-CTERM sorting domain-containing protein (PEP-CTERM proteins occur, often in large numbers, in the proteomes of bacteria that also encode an exosortase, a predicted intramembrane cysteine proteinase. The presence of a PEP-CTERM domain at a protein's C-terminus predicts cleavage within the sorting domain, followed by covalent anchoring to some some component of the (usually Gram-negative) cell surface. Many PEP-CTERM proteins exhibit an unusual sequence composition that includes large numbers of potential glycosylation sites. Expression of one such protein has been shown restore the ability of a bacterium to form floc, a type of biofilm.) — protein sequence MNKVLCLVALLFAGVANATIISGDFRTESDLPYCCFDAGPLVYENLNASVGAGNELDSTDLLSNDSGWFGGSVFIDLDPTTNIVTLSSQDNLDFEVFTAFISNIVFDAGESITGLSWISGNLTDIAVPEALSFTANSIEISYDVGSGNDFFYFTGTQAQFQIETQSGSVAVPAPASVLLLSLGLLALVGRKRYHA from the coding sequence ATGAATAAAGTGTTATGTTTAGTTGCTTTACTTTTCGCGGGCGTGGCTAATGCCACTATTATTTCCGGTGATTTTCGCACTGAAAGTGACCTTCCATATTGTTGTTTCGACGCTGGCCCATTAGTTTATGAGAACTTAAATGCATCGGTTGGAGCGGGTAACGAATTAGACAGTACAGACTTGTTGAGTAATGACAGCGGTTGGTTTGGAGGTTCAGTATTTATCGATCTCGACCCGACAACAAACATCGTTACTCTCAGTTCACAAGATAACCTCGATTTTGAAGTTTTCACTGCTTTTATTAGCAATATCGTTTTTGATGCCGGTGAATCAATTACAGGATTGTCATGGATATCAGGAAATTTAACCGATATCGCCGTTCCTGAAGCATTGTCTTTTACCGCCAATAGTATTGAAATCAGTTATGATGTTGGTAGCGGTAATGACTTTTTCTATTTCACCGGAACCCAAGCACAGTTTCAAATTGAAACTCAATCTGGTTCTGTAGCAGTACCTGCGCCAGCTTCCGTTTTATTGCTTAGCTTAGGTTTATTAGCGTTGGTTGGAAGAAAAAGATATCACGCTTAA
- a CDS encoding DUF1439 domain-containing protein — protein sequence MKILFVIGALFLTGCASTQGLSVFSFSNAQVQSLLSQQLPNLSEKVNVMGLPVELNVNNLSVNIGPDNRDVIALGVDSGAEINAFAFKYPVRLMLQIEGSPSYDSDKKAVYLQNLKLVDSTVEAGKYKGNLNLLNDQVMNLINTFLATTPVYKLDMADPKVALLSKVPLNIKVVEGAIQLVPSL from the coding sequence ATGAAAATTTTATTTGTAATTGGAGCTTTATTTCTAACTGGGTGTGCCAGCACACAAGGCTTATCGGTTTTTTCATTCTCAAACGCTCAAGTGCAATCATTACTAAGCCAACAACTCCCCAATTTAAGCGAAAAGGTCAATGTAATGGGGTTGCCTGTAGAGCTGAACGTTAACAATCTAAGTGTTAATATTGGTCCGGACAACCGGGATGTCATCGCCCTTGGCGTTGATTCCGGTGCAGAAATAAACGCCTTCGCATTTAAATATCCAGTACGTTTAATGTTGCAAATCGAAGGTAGCCCTTCTTACGACAGTGATAAAAAAGCAGTATATTTACAAAACCTTAAACTCGTCGACTCAACGGTTGAAGCGGGTAAATATAAAGGTAATTTGAACCTACTAAATGACCAAGTAATGAATCTGATTAATACATTTTTAGCGACCACACCAGTGTATAAATTAGATATGGCAGACCCTAAAGTTGCGCTCTTGAGCAAAGTCCCTTTGAATATAAAAGTGGTAGAAGGTGCGATTCAATTGGTGCCAAGTCTTTAG
- the secD gene encoding protein translocase subunit SecD, giving the protein MRKTTAKPKHTWQIIVIIVTVLILGLNAIPTLYGSNNALLISAQTPTQSLPSPQQLRNLMQQEDIQVKQIINGEVDSKVVIEGDDETLSRAQQQLKSNLGSAYQVRLGSQSAAPKWLDELGMSPIKLGLDLSGGVLFVLEVDIHKADQERIESAKDEALQIIHQNSLRGMTVKVAADNEDLTSKINLHFLSHQSGNVKIVVNELQKRLPGITYTSVDDNNGILMYSQQSLSTFHSETMAQAITTLRGRIEELGITEAVTQRQGKNRIRVELPGVKDPEQAKRIIGATASLDFYEIAGDSAIGTKTFRDEDGRHLRVASKPIFTGASIENASTGRDEMGVALVNLSLDAIGGQKMSAFSKNNIGKPMVVVFSEYHRNAADEMIKKSKVISVATIQSQLGNRFSITNLESHQAASDLALLLRAGSLDAPITIVQQRTIQASLGQDNVNNGIMALAIGLGITLLFMGLWYRKLGLIANTSLVLNLVCLLGLMALLPNVVLTLPGIAGLVLTVGMAVDTNVLIFERIKEQRRRGQSNFSAIETGYKEAFSTILDANITTMITALILLSIGYGPVKGFAMTLSLGILTSMFTGVFVSHVLTYLVKPQIAVSHKELS; this is encoded by the coding sequence ATGCGTAAAACAACTGCAAAACCCAAGCATACTTGGCAAATAATAGTGATCATTGTCACTGTACTCATTCTGGGATTAAATGCGATTCCAACACTATACGGGAGCAACAACGCGTTATTGATTAGCGCGCAAACCCCAACTCAATCACTGCCGTCGCCACAACAGTTGCGTAATTTAATGCAACAAGAAGACATTCAAGTTAAACAAATTATCAACGGCGAAGTAGACAGTAAGGTCGTTATTGAAGGAGACGATGAAACACTGTCACGGGCACAGCAGCAGCTAAAAAGTAATTTAGGTTCGGCATACCAAGTCCGCTTAGGAAGCCAATCTGCGGCCCCTAAGTGGCTCGACGAACTAGGTATGTCGCCGATTAAATTGGGCTTAGATTTAAGCGGTGGAGTGCTCTTTGTACTGGAAGTGGATATCCACAAAGCTGATCAAGAAAGAATAGAAAGTGCCAAAGACGAAGCCCTGCAAATCATTCATCAAAATAGTTTGCGCGGTATGACTGTCAAGGTTGCTGCTGATAACGAGGATTTGACGAGCAAAATTAACTTACATTTTTTGAGTCATCAATCCGGCAATGTGAAAATAGTAGTAAACGAATTACAGAAACGTTTGCCGGGCATAACTTACACATCTGTCGATGATAACAACGGCATTTTAATGTATTCCCAACAAAGCCTTAGCACATTTCACAGTGAAACTATGGCCCAGGCAATTACAACTCTACGTGGCAGAATTGAAGAGTTAGGAATTACCGAAGCAGTTACGCAACGACAAGGAAAGAATCGTATTCGTGTGGAATTACCTGGGGTTAAAGATCCAGAACAAGCCAAACGAATCATAGGAGCGACAGCCTCATTAGATTTTTATGAAATAGCTGGCGATAGTGCAATTGGAACTAAAACCTTTCGCGATGAAGACGGTCGTCATTTGCGGGTAGCTTCAAAGCCCATTTTTACAGGAGCGAGTATCGAAAATGCCAGCACAGGCCGCGACGAAATGGGCGTTGCCTTGGTGAACCTGTCGTTAGATGCTATTGGCGGTCAAAAAATGTCAGCGTTCTCCAAAAACAATATTGGCAAGCCTATGGTAGTGGTTTTTTCTGAGTACCACAGAAACGCTGCTGATGAGATGATCAAAAAAAGCAAAGTCATCAGCGTTGCGACTATTCAAAGTCAGTTGGGTAACCGTTTTAGCATCACTAATTTAGAAAGTCATCAGGCGGCATCTGACCTTGCATTACTCTTACGCGCAGGCTCGTTAGACGCTCCCATTACTATAGTTCAACAACGCACAATTCAAGCCTCTTTGGGGCAAGACAATGTCAACAACGGGATCATGGCATTAGCCATTGGTTTAGGCATTACGTTGCTATTTATGGGCTTGTGGTATCGAAAACTCGGCTTAATTGCTAACACCAGTTTGGTGCTTAACCTAGTGTGTTTATTGGGCTTAATGGCATTGTTACCAAATGTGGTGCTTACTCTCCCCGGTATTGCTGGTTTGGTATTAACCGTGGGCATGGCCGTAGATACAAATGTGCTAATTTTTGAGCGAATAAAAGAACAGCGAAGGCGTGGACAAAGTAACTTCTCAGCCATTGAAACTGGCTATAAAGAAGCATTTTCGACGATTTTAGATGCAAATATCACCACAATGATCACCGCGTTAATACTCTTAAGTATTGGCTATGGCCCAGTAAAAGGATTTGCCATGACGTTAAGTCTAGGTATTTTAACCAGTATGTTTACCGGTGTATTTGTTTCCCACGTTTTAACCTATTTGGTGAAACCACAAATTGCGGTATCACATAAGGAGCTCAGTTAA
- the secF gene encoding protein translocase subunit SecF has translation MTTHLINNSSSNNESNEGKGSTQTVSRFSKYRLAGFCLAMALMVISALGLGLRGLNLGLDFTGGYLTEFTTSQSIEKSHMQNQLAAQLTGDFELNSSMTNTHWTIRQGDDTTDVIDKQWLNQFANQSGYDITPQDSVFIGSQVGSELIDNGGLALIVAAIAMMVYLTWRFEWRLACGSLVALVHDVLVVLGLFAWLGLTFDLTVLAAVLAIIGYSLNDSIVIGDKLREVMRAKSGLKMNDLVNTAIKSTLTRSLITSGTTLATIGAIWIFGGQPLQGFAIALFAGVVFGTLSSIAVSATIPQLIGLNPAFYQHRAQELLLNDEP, from the coding sequence ATGACAACACATTTAATCAACAACTCATCAAGTAATAATGAGTCCAATGAAGGTAAAGGTTCAACTCAAACCGTTTCTCGTTTTAGCAAGTATCGTTTGGCGGGCTTTTGTTTGGCTATGGCTTTGATGGTAATATCTGCATTGGGATTAGGTCTGCGCGGGTTAAATTTGGGATTAGATTTTACTGGCGGTTATTTGACCGAATTTACCACCAGCCAGAGTATCGAAAAATCACACATGCAAAACCAATTAGCTGCGCAGTTAACTGGCGATTTTGAACTCAATAGCAGCATGACAAATACCCATTGGACTATTCGCCAAGGGGATGACACAACGGATGTAATTGATAAACAGTGGCTAAATCAATTTGCCAACCAAAGCGGTTACGATATTACACCTCAGGATTCGGTTTTTATTGGCTCCCAGGTTGGATCTGAACTGATTGATAACGGTGGTTTAGCCTTGATCGTAGCGGCAATTGCTATGATGGTATACCTAACTTGGCGCTTTGAATGGCGCTTAGCCTGTGGTTCATTGGTCGCTTTAGTACATGATGTTTTAGTTGTTCTTGGGCTATTCGCCTGGCTCGGTTTGACCTTTGACTTAACTGTGCTTGCTGCCGTACTAGCCATCATCGGCTACTCACTCAACGACTCTATTGTAATAGGCGACAAGCTCCGTGAAGTAATGCGCGCCAAGTCCGGCTTAAAGATGAATGACTTAGTCAATACCGCAATTAAATCAACATTAACGCGCTCACTGATAACCTCAGGCACAACACTGGCTACAATAGGCGCCATTTGGATATTCGGAGGACAGCCATTACAAGGTTTTGCCATTGCGTTATTTGCAGGTGTTGTGTTTGGAACACTCTCTTCAATTGCAGTTTCGGCCACAATCCCGCAACTAATAGGTTTAAATCCAGCATTCTATCAACATCGTGCCCAGGAATTACTACTCAATGATGAGCCATAG
- the speB gene encoding agmatinase has protein sequence MKKPQEKPLSKDDIALLNMPFDAFSSHLKGAALGPKAIRTMMESGSSNSATELGQELNDNPRLVDAGEVSWTQEADAFEALEKVIDKIALQGAKPLTFGGDHSITYPIIKALAKHHSDITILHFDAHPDLYDILDNNPLSHACPFARIMENKLANHLVQVGIRTLNQHQREQAKRFEVEVHEMTHYKGAQQINITGPVYITIDMDALDPAYAPGVSHHEPGGLSVRQILDVIHRLNVPVIGADIVEYNPIRDINDMTAMVATKLYKEVCGKMLE, from the coding sequence ATGAAAAAACCGCAAGAGAAACCATTATCTAAAGATGACATTGCTTTACTGAACATGCCATTTGACGCTTTTTCGTCACATCTGAAAGGCGCTGCTTTGGGACCAAAAGCAATACGCACAATGATGGAGTCGGGCTCATCAAATTCAGCTACTGAGTTGGGGCAAGAGCTTAATGATAATCCTAGGTTAGTGGATGCCGGTGAAGTGTCTTGGACACAAGAAGCCGACGCATTTGAAGCGCTTGAGAAAGTCATTGATAAGATAGCCTTGCAAGGTGCGAAACCCCTGACTTTTGGTGGCGATCACTCCATTACTTATCCGATTATTAAAGCCTTGGCAAAACATCATTCTGACATTACTATTTTGCATTTCGATGCTCATCCCGATTTATATGACATTCTTGATAACAATCCATTATCCCACGCCTGCCCTTTTGCGCGAATCATGGAAAATAAGTTGGCCAATCACTTAGTACAAGTAGGGATCCGCACCTTAAATCAACACCAACGAGAACAAGCAAAACGCTTTGAGGTTGAAGTACACGAAATGACCCACTACAAAGGCGCTCAACAAATCAACATTACCGGCCCTGTATATATAACAATAGACATGGATGCACTGGACCCAGCCTATGCCCCAGGCGTATCTCACCACGAACCAGGTGGTTTAAGTGTACGCCAAATATTGGATGTTATTCATCGCTTAAACGTACCCGTAATAGGCGCTGACATTGTCGAATACAATCCCATACGTGACATAAACGATATGACCGCTATGGTTGCCACTAAGTTATACAAAGAAGTCTGCGGTAAAATGCTCGAGTAG